The following are encoded together in the Fusarium keratoplasticum isolate Fu6.1 chromosome 1, whole genome shotgun sequence genome:
- a CDS encoding F-actin-capping protein subunit beta, which translates to MAVDPFDSALDLLRRLNPKQTTDHLNAIISLAPDLTEDLLSSVDQPLTIRRCKQTGRDYLLCDYNRDGDSYRSPWSNQFDPPLDESGVGGVGAGGSEGAGEGAIPSERVRKMEVKANEAFDLYRELYYEGGVSSVYFWNLDDGFAGVVLLKKASPQGGSTEGVWDSIHVFEAIERGRSTHYKLTSTVILTLATAGGNLGEMDLSGNMTRQVEQDLPVENDDSHIANVGRLVEDMELKMRNLLQEVYFGKAKDVVGDLRSIGSLSEGARDREAQRELIGSMRK; encoded by the exons cacctcaacgccatcatctcgCTCGCTCCGGATCTGACCGAAGACCTCCTCTCGTCGGTCGATCAACCCCTCACCATCCGCCGCTGCAAGCAGACCGGCCGCGACTACCTGCTCTGCGACTACAACCGCGATGGCGACAGCTACCGCTCCCCCTGGTCCAACCAGTTCGACCCGCCCCTGGACGAGAGCGGTGTGGGCGGCGTAGGCGCTGGGGGCAGCGAGGGCGCCGGCGAGGGTGCCATCCCGAGTGAGCGCGTCCGCAAGATGGAGGTTAAGGCCAACGAGGCATTCGACCTTTACCGCGAGTTGTACTACGAGGGTGGTGTGAGCAGCGTCTACTTCTGGAACCTCGACGATGGGTTCGCAGGTGTGGTGCTTCTGAAGAAAG CTTCACCGCAGGGCGGCAGCACCGAGGGAGTCTGGGACTCGATCCACGTtttcgaggccattgagcgAGGCCGAAGCACCCACTACAAGCTCACGTCGACCGTGATCCTGACGCTGGCGACCGCGGGCGGAAACCTCGGTGAGATGGATCTGAGCGGCAACATGACACGCCAGGTGGAGCAGGACCTCCCCGTCGAGAACGACGACAGCCACATTGCCAACGTGGGGCGGTTGGTAGAGGACATGGAGCTCAAGATGCGAAATCTCTTGCAGGAGGTGTACTttggcaaggccaaggatgtgGTCGGTGATCTCAGGAGCATCGGAAGTCTGAGCGAGGGCGCACGGGATCGTGAGGCACAGCGAGAGCTCATTGGAAGCATGAGGAAATGA